From a region of the Orcinus orca chromosome 18, mOrcOrc1.1, whole genome shotgun sequence genome:
- the EXOSC8 gene encoding exosome complex component RRP43, giving the protein MAAGFKTVEPLEYYRRFLKENCRPDGRELGEFRTTTVNIGSIGTADGSSLVKLGNTTVICGIKAEFGAPPTDAPDKGYVVPNVDLSPLCSWRFRSGPPGEEAQVASQFIADVIENSQVIQKEDLCISPGKLAWVLYCDLICLNHDGNILDACTFALLAALKNVQLPEVTINEETASAEVNLKKKSYLNIRTHPVATSFAVFDDTLLIVDPTEEEENLATGTLTVVMDEEGKLCCLHKPGGSGLTGAKLQDCMSRAVTRHKEVKKLMDEVFKSMKPK; this is encoded by the exons ATGGCTGCCGGATTCAA AACTGTGGAACCTCTGGAGTATTACAGAAGATTTTTG aaagagaATTGCCGTCCTGATGGAAGAGAACTTGGTGAATTCAGGACCACAACTGTCAACATAG GTTCAATTGGTACTGCAGATGGTTCTTCTTTAGTGAAGCTGGGAAACACTACAGTAATTTGTGGAATTAAAGCG GAATTTGGAGCACCACCAACAGATGCCCCTGATAAAGGATATGTTG TTCCTAATGTGGATCTATCACCTCTGTGTTCCTGGAGATTTCGGTCTGGACCTCCTGGAGAAGAGGCCCAGGTGGCCAGCCAGTTCATTGCAGATGTCATTGAAAA TTCACAGGTAATTCAGAAAGAGGACTTGTGTATCTCTCCAGGAAAG CTTGCTTGGGTTCTATACTGTGATCTCATTTGCCTCAACCATGATGGAAACATTTTGGATGCTTGCACCTTTGCTTTGTTAGCAGCTTTAAAAAATG TACAGTTGCCTGAAGTtactataaatgaagaaactgcttCAGCAGAAgttaatttaaagaagaaaagttatTTGAATATTAGAACTCATCCAGTTGCAACTTCCTTTGCTGTGTTTGATGA cactCTGCTTATAGTTGACCCTACTGAAGAGGAGGAAAACCTGGCAACTGGAACCTTAACAGTAGTAATGGACGAGGAAGGCAAGCTATGTTGTCTTCACAAACCAG GTGGAAGTGGACTGACTGGAGCTAAACTTCAAGATTGTATGAGCCGAGCcgttacaagacacaaagaagtaaaaaaacTGATGGATGAAGTATTTAAGAGTATgaaacccaaataa